A genomic stretch from Elusimicrobiota bacterium includes:
- a CDS encoding S8 family peptidase has protein sequence MFSFWFCFFAAFAQASHVPDEVLIKWENSPTLSTWTIPGSGITIIRVKRLGNSGWELWKLPSDKHVDTALPYVAVQVEAAKRRVMSGQKSDKALGSLSSEPGIASYAVNNINYPFGRLPNDPLVLNQWHLDIIQAYGGWKFDVGASTPVTIGIMDTGINIDHIDLSSSTGKIWTNPVDLPGGGDQDGNGKLDDIWGWNFVSENNDVSADCGYHGSLVASIASAITDNGIGIAGISWGAKILPLKVFSTASACSGSDADIIQAIDYAIWVSTAHSSYTGRMVINMSLGCPPSDACGLPCTESLAVQDVISRALNNKVTVIAAKGNCGNSVKVVPADYPGVLAVGATSRSDSLAPFSSIGSGTDMVAPGVDIFGVNSNGGFGNNGDDGTSFSAPIVAGAAALIMSALPSATTTQIESFLLGGVDDLGSPGRDDLFGHGRLNLFKTMRLARFGTLADFDGTHEAIAVPNPFKPSPFSRVIFTTPQNLGGPNPRVQIYDISGMLIREIEGTTWDGRNENGTFVVSGVYIFRLKTDSGKASGRIIVDAGN, from the coding sequence TTGTTTTCTTTTTGGTTTTGTTTTTTTGCTGCGTTTGCCCAGGCCTCCCATGTTCCTGATGAAGTGTTGATTAAATGGGAAAATTCTCCAACGCTAAGCACTTGGACCATTCCTGGGTCGGGAATCACAATCATCAGGGTTAAGAGGCTGGGGAACTCAGGATGGGAATTATGGAAGCTGCCATCGGATAAACACGTTGACACAGCGTTGCCTTATGTCGCAGTCCAAGTTGAGGCTGCCAAACGCAGGGTCATGTCAGGCCAAAAAAGCGATAAAGCTTTAGGTTCTCTAAGCTCCGAGCCAGGGATTGCCTCATACGCGGTCAATAACATTAATTACCCTTTCGGCCGCTTGCCTAACGATCCCCTAGTTCTCAATCAATGGCACCTCGACATTATCCAAGCTTACGGCGGATGGAAATTTGACGTGGGTGCTTCCACCCCTGTGACCATAGGTATTATGGACACGGGAATAAACATAGACCATATAGACCTTAGTTCTTCTACAGGCAAGATATGGACTAATCCGGTTGATTTGCCCGGAGGGGGCGATCAGGACGGTAACGGAAAGTTAGATGATATTTGGGGCTGGAATTTTGTATCAGAAAATAACGATGTTTCTGCGGATTGTGGTTACCATGGTAGCCTGGTGGCTTCCATCGCTTCTGCCATCACAGACAATGGCATCGGCATTGCGGGGATTAGCTGGGGAGCTAAAATTTTACCTCTAAAGGTTTTTAGTACTGCTAGTGCTTGCTCTGGGTCCGACGCGGATATCATTCAAGCAATTGACTATGCAATTTGGGTTTCAACAGCACACTCTTCATATACGGGACGCATGGTGATTAATATGTCTTTAGGGTGTCCACCTTCAGATGCTTGCGGTCTCCCGTGCACTGAGAGCCTGGCGGTACAAGACGTAATCAGTCGTGCGTTAAACAATAAAGTTACGGTCATCGCAGCCAAAGGTAATTGCGGCAATTCGGTCAAAGTTGTTCCGGCTGATTATCCTGGCGTATTGGCCGTGGGGGCGACTTCTCGAAGCGATTCTTTGGCGCCATTTTCAAGTATCGGAAGCGGTACGGACATGGTGGCTCCAGGCGTTGATATCTTTGGAGTCAATTCTAATGGCGGTTTTGGCAATAACGGTGATGATGGGACGTCGTTCTCAGCTCCAATAGTTGCTGGAGCCGCGGCTTTAATAATGAGTGCCTTACCATCTGCAACCACAACTCAAATTGAGAGTTTTCTTTTGGGTGGAGTTGATGACCTTGGTTCACCAGGACGAGATGATTTATTCGGGCACGGCCGACTTAACCTTTTTAAGACTATGCGCTTGGCGCGCTTCGGAACATTGGCTGATTTTGATGGCACGCACGAAGCAATCGCCGTTCCAAATCCTTTTAAGCCAAGCCCGTTTAGCCGAGTTATTTTTACCACGCCTCAGAATCTCGGCGGCCCCAACCCGCGCGTTCAGATTTACGATATCAGCGGGATGCTTATACGGGAGATCGAAGGTACAACGTGGGACGGCAGGAATGAAAACGGTACATTTGTAGTGTCAGGCGTTTATATTTTTCGATTAAAAACTGATAGCGGCAAAGCAAGTGGGCGTATTATTGTTGATGCTGGGAATTAA
- a CDS encoding tetratricopeptide repeat protein, with protein sequence MAIAIFAIALGLRLTYLYLVKNDILAVNLIVDAQAYDAWARQISASGFFGKEMFYQDPLYPYFLAVVYKALGTNPQIAWPIQAIIDASICLLLFFSARKLWGDVAGLISAALYAFYGPALPYIALLDKTTLTALLSTLALFCLIQAHALKSNAWFLFSGLVFSFLTLIRGHFVLFLPLFTFGLFLLYARREGLPAAIKRVGLLWLGPLLIFGLTALRNRLAVQDTTPFAANAGLVFYLANAQTSKGYPATTPFFCMTPECEYQSAKTIAERKTGIKFEKPSALSRFWMKEGLKEIMADPNAWIKLLGKKLVFLVNDLEPLDTHSIEYFKDRIWLLRFVPLGYGVLLALGILGFILSLKSKRTAILPLFFFLAYAISLLAFFVSSRYRYPLVPPLILLAALGTQQCWAYMKEKKFKPLIGAGALFMTIFYLSKASPIFIKEARADALATPYANAAILHKDQGRLDEALVNLKKAIEITPHSARKTALLGELYYRQGKYEEALPLFHQAVSRNPSLDQAWNYAGIIFLKKGDYAQAAQLFRQAAAVSTVPEDIEIYETNAAEADRFELQIRRK encoded by the coding sequence ATGGCCATTGCAATATTCGCCATCGCCCTGGGCTTGCGTTTAACTTATCTCTATCTGGTCAAAAACGATATTCTGGCGGTCAATCTGATCGTTGACGCCCAGGCCTACGACGCATGGGCCAGGCAAATTTCGGCTTCGGGCTTTTTTGGGAAGGAAATGTTTTACCAGGACCCGCTTTATCCTTATTTTTTGGCCGTGGTTTACAAAGCCCTGGGGACCAACCCCCAAATTGCTTGGCCCATCCAAGCTATTATCGACGCTTCTATCTGCCTGTTGCTGTTTTTTTCCGCCAGAAAGCTTTGGGGCGATGTTGCGGGACTGATTTCGGCCGCCCTTTATGCGTTCTACGGTCCGGCTCTGCCCTACATCGCCCTGCTCGATAAAACCACGTTAACGGCTTTATTGTCGACGCTGGCCCTTTTCTGTCTAATTCAAGCCCATGCCCTTAAAAGCAACGCTTGGTTTTTATTCAGCGGGCTCGTCTTCAGCTTTTTGACCTTAATCCGGGGCCATTTCGTTTTGTTCTTGCCCCTTTTCACTTTTGGCCTATTCTTGCTGTATGCCCGCAGAGAAGGTTTGCCGGCGGCCATAAAGCGCGTTGGTTTATTGTGGTTGGGTCCACTATTAATCTTTGGTTTGACCGCGCTGCGCAACCGCTTAGCGGTCCAAGACACGACTCCCTTTGCCGCCAATGCGGGTTTGGTTTTTTATCTGGCCAACGCCCAAACATCCAAAGGGTATCCGGCCACGACCCCTTTTTTCTGCATGACCCCGGAATGCGAATATCAAAGCGCCAAAACAATCGCCGAACGAAAAACCGGAATCAAATTTGAAAAACCGTCGGCACTGTCCCGGTTTTGGATGAAGGAGGGGCTCAAAGAAATCATGGCCGACCCTAATGCGTGGATAAAACTCCTCGGTAAAAAGTTAGTTTTTCTGGTGAATGATCTCGAACCCCTGGACACGCACAGCATCGAATATTTCAAAGACCGGATTTGGCTTCTACGGTTTGTGCCCTTAGGTTATGGGGTGCTTTTGGCTTTGGGTATTTTAGGATTCATTCTCAGTTTAAAATCCAAGCGTACGGCGATTCTTCCCTTATTCTTCTTCCTGGCATATGCGATCAGCCTGCTGGCTTTTTTTGTTTCTTCTAGATACCGGTATCCCCTTGTTCCGCCCTTAATTCTTTTGGCGGCGCTGGGAACCCAACAATGTTGGGCCTATATGAAGGAGAAAAAATTCAAACCATTGATCGGCGCCGGGGCGCTTTTCATGACAATTTTTTACTTGAGCAAGGCCAGCCCCATCTTTATTAAAGAAGCCAGAGCGGATGCGCTGGCGACGCCTTATGCTAACGCCGCTATTTTGCACAAAGATCAGGGACGTTTGGATGAAGCCCTGGTCAACCTGAAAAAAGCTATTGAGATCACGCCGCATTCAGCCCGGAAAACAGCTTTATTGGGTGAATTGTATTACCGACAGGGAAAATATGAGGAAGCGCTGCCTCTATTTCACCAAGCGGTCAGCCGCAACCCGTCCCTGGATCAAGCCTGGAATTATGCGGGGATTATTTTTTTGAAAAAAGGCGATTATGCGCAGGCTGCTCAATTGTTCAGGCAAGCAGCGGCTGTTTCGACAGTGCCCGAGGACATCGAAATTTATGAAACAAATGCCGCAGAGGCTGATCGTTTCGAACTTCAAATAAGACGAAAGTAA